The Neoarius graeffei isolate fNeoGra1 chromosome 1, fNeoGra1.pri, whole genome shotgun sequence region ctgtcagctatccaattattggccaatatcaaacctcccctttatctccaagatccttgaataagctgtggcacagcaggtatgctcatatttacataggaataacatccatgaaatgtatcagtcaggatttagacctcatcatagcacagagacagctttcgttaaagtagtaaacaacctactgttggcgtttgatcagggctgtgtctcgctgcttgtgttgcttgaccttagtgcagcatttgataccattgatcattccattcttctggatagactagaaaatgttgtgggagttaagggaatggccctctcctgactcaggtcttatttaactgatcgctatcagtatgttgttggaaatggtgatatttctagatgtactgaggtaaagtttggtgttccacaaggttctgtcttgggtccactgtttttttctttatatatgttacctctgggtgatattattcataaacattgtattagtttccactgttatgctgatgacacatacatttctgcaaaacctgatgagagacaccagcttaatagaattgaggaatgtgtaaaggacattagacactggatgcttttaatttccttctgcttaactctgacacgactgaagtgcttgtactaggaccacatacagctagaagtaagttttctgattacacagtaactctggatggcctttctgtttcttcacgtgcagcagtaaaagacctcggagtgattattgaacccagtctttcatttgaaactcacattgataacatcacccggatagctttctttcatctcagaaatattgctaagataagaaatttaatgttactacatgatgcggaaaaactagttcatgctttcgttacctcattacctccaggttggattattgccttactgtctggatgttccaataagtgcataaacaagctccagttagttcaaaatgcagcggcaagggtccttactagaactagaaaatatgaccacatcacccctatcttatccatactgcattggctcccaatcgaatttcgtattgattataaaatactactattgacatttaaagcactgaatggtctcgcaccacagtacctgagtgaacttctggtcttctatgacccgccacgcctacttagatcaaaaggtgcaggctatctgctggtacctcatatagtgaaggctacatcagggggcagagccttttcttacaaagccccacagttatggaacatccttccaagtagtgttcgggaatcagacacagtctcagcgtttaagtctaggctgaaaacatacgatatctgtttagtcaagccttttgttaatggtgtttatgaggtaaaggtgtagatctggagggtcctcagacatagagtgttttggtaaactgggatgtatggatgctgtcagtcccccactcgcttgctcactcgagtttgttgacggtgtagtggctggcagaGGTGGGACCAAGTCATTGCtttgcaagtcacaagtaagtctcaagtctttgcCCTCAAGTCCCGAGTCAAGTCCCGAGTCAAGACAGGCAAGTCCCGAGTCAAAGTCAAGACTGACAAGTCTCAAGTCAAGTCCTAAGTCCTGCAGTTTGAGTTTCGAGTCCTTTTAACCACAGAGTAATAATATATTTACACAgatcttgtctcatctcatcatctctagccgctttatccttctacagggtcgcaggcaagctggagcctatcccagctgactatgggcgaaaggcggggtacaccctggacaagttgccaggtcatcacagggctgacacatagacacagacaaccattcacactcacattcacacctacggtcaatttagagtcatcagttaacctaacctgcatgtctttggactgtgggggaaaccggagcacccggaggaaacccacgcggacacggggagaacatgcaaactccgcacagaaaggccctcgccagccacggggctcgaacccagaccttcttgctgtgaggcgacagcgctaaccactacaccaccgtgccgcccacacagatCATGTGTGCTTTTAaaatctgtatttatttattaaaacaagTGCAATTGAAATTGCAGAAAAAAATAGTGCTGACATTGCACTATtaaccagtcatttttaacatttAACTCATATTTTGTAAGAATATTCTTCATTTTAAACCACTCCTTTACAGAATAAACACATTTGAAAAAACAAGTGCAACTGTAATTATTTGTACAAAAGTGCTAACATTGTATTTCCATGGCATATTGCATTTCAACTAGTTCCACAGCAGTTTGTCCTGTCCtgtacttatctcatctcatattgtctgtgtgtgtgtgtgtgtgtgtgtgtgtgtgtgtacatgtgagaAACATAACAAATACATGAACATAACAATGAACAGGGTTGTGCTTTTTATATGTCAGAGCCCTATGCTGCATTGCATTTGCAAAAGACCAAATTGGCCAAAAGTCTGTCAGTCATTTGTGCAAGATGGGGATGTAGTATGATGCCACCATGGCTGAAAACTCGCTCCACTGGAGCACTGGAGGCAGGCACTGCCAAGACTCTGATGGCCACTCGGAACAGTGAAGGAAGAGTCTTCATGTTCAATGCCCAGAACAAAAGGGCGTTCTGTCCTTCGGCTATGTCAAGGTAGTGACTTAGCTGTAGTGATGGAGTAGTCCCAACATCCTTCTTCTGCCTCTTATGGTATGCAGCAAACAGCCCTTCTCCTTCTCTGAGGTCCTCTTGCTCTTCTTCATCAACAAAAGGCACAGGTTGCTCAGTCTCTGCAGCATCTTGCAGGATCAATTCTGGCAAAACATGTAAAAACAATAGCAGTAACAATAGAGTCCTTATTACCATTTGTGTTGGTGATGCAGTGTGTTAGACTGAAATACTACAGAACACTTAATCATTGTTGCAGTCAATTAGATCAGATTATGAGGGAAAAAGTTACATTAGACCCAGTAACATTTACCTTTAACTTGTTGTGCCACCTCTGCCTTGACGTCACGATTGACCAGCACATGGGGCTCCACCCACAACAGAGAAGAGGCTGGATCCAAGGCAGCTGCTTTGAGGTAGATTGGATCTGAAAAGGGAGCAGTGACCCC contains the following coding sequences:
- the LOC132870297 gene encoding uncharacterized protein LOC132870297; amino-acid sequence: MGEKVITISVVVPSILSLSHHLEKLKPQVCFLSSLVRSLQASLNRRFLGIFINMKMARTQDGVTAPFSDPIYLKAAALDPASSLLWVEPHVLVNRDVKAEVAQQVKELILQDAAETEQPVPFVDEEEQEDLREGEGLFAAYHKRQKKDVGTTPSLQLSHYLDIAEGQNALLFWALNMKTLPSLFRVAIRVLAVPASSAPVERVFSHGGIILHPHLAQMTDRLLANLVFCKCNAA